A section of the Roseovarius sp. W115 genome encodes:
- a CDS encoding TPM domain-containing protein — translation MYQFLKPLVLLLFLPIAAAAQNFPDYEEIYVNDFAGLLFDSAKKISREKLRTFTRDTGIEFTVVTIRSMSNYGYSGEIEPFATGLFNTWGVGDADRNDGVMMLVAKDDRKMRLEVGSGYGTSKNAAMQRIIDDVMLPEFRSNRFGAGIVQGIDAVIEDLTAVPPSLSERVSGAFYAVFGFIGQVLSFLFYPILAGLVGFAFWLYRRFLRYSPRLCPADSTRMELLAEHWDDAHLRKGQLKEEEIDSVDYDVWRCPKCERLTIEAYKSWFSQYSACRSCNYRTLQGETEILEHATTSSTGKKKVTYTCLNCADTYAVTKIIPKKSESSSSSSSSSSSFGGGSSSGGGASGSW, via the coding sequence TGCGGCAGCGGCACAGAATTTTCCAGACTACGAGGAAATCTATGTAAACGACTTTGCCGGTCTATTGTTTGACTCGGCAAAGAAGATTTCGAGAGAAAAACTTCGTACATTCACCCGAGATACCGGCATCGAATTTACCGTCGTCACAATTCGATCCATGTCGAACTATGGATATTCGGGCGAAATAGAGCCGTTCGCGACGGGATTATTTAACACCTGGGGCGTTGGGGACGCAGATCGCAACGATGGCGTGATGATGCTCGTCGCAAAAGATGATCGCAAAATGCGACTTGAGGTTGGATCGGGATATGGAACTTCAAAGAACGCCGCGATGCAGAGGATCATTGATGATGTGATGTTGCCCGAGTTTCGCTCCAACCGTTTTGGCGCAGGTATCGTGCAAGGCATTGATGCGGTCATTGAAGATTTAACTGCTGTACCACCCAGTTTGTCGGAGAGAGTCAGTGGTGCGTTCTATGCGGTCTTTGGGTTCATTGGTCAGGTTTTGAGCTTTCTGTTTTATCCGATTCTTGCTGGTTTAGTGGGATTCGCATTTTGGCTATACCGAAGATTTCTGCGCTATAGCCCTCGATTGTGCCCGGCGGATTCAACACGGATGGAGCTTTTGGCAGAGCATTGGGATGATGCACATTTGCGCAAAGGCCAACTCAAAGAAGAAGAGATCGACAGCGTTGACTACGACGTTTGGCGCTGTCCAAAATGCGAGAGACTCACGATAGAAGCCTATAAATCGTGGTTTTCCCAATATAGCGCTTGCCGAAGTTGCAACTACCGGACGTTGCAGGGCGAAACCGAAATTCTGGAGCATGCAACCACCAGCTCAACAGGCAAGAAAAAAGTCACCTACACTTGTTTGAACTGTGCCGACACTTATGCAGTGACCAAAATCATCCCCAAAAAGAGTGAAAGTTCATCCTCATCGAGTAGCAGCTCTTCTTCCTTTGGTGGGGGGTCCTCATCAGGTGGTGGTGCCAGCGGGAGCTGGTGA